Proteins from a genomic interval of Sulfurimonas sp. HSL3-2:
- the metH gene encoding methionine synthase, giving the protein MSVKQQILETIKKRPLIIDGAMGTQLQQRDEQIPKEAWEGLEGCNELLNVTAVDVMEDIFSAYLTAGADLITTNTFGSFSWVLDEYGIGHRAYELSRAGAAVVKKMCDKFSTPEQPRYVLGSIGPGTKLPSLGHIHYDEMFEGYKECALGLIDGGVDIFLLETCQDPLQIKAALHACDAASVERGVEVPVMVSVTIELAGTMLIGTDATTIAAILEPFDIISLGFNCGTGPDQVKKHVKTLSEVWGKPISIHANAGLPQNRGGYTFYPMGPDEFADKQEEFLEFDGVSFLGGCCGTTPQHIRALTNRVTSKTPKAPSGSQPTSLASLFNTTPLMQNPAPLLVGERSNATGSKAFRELLLDENYEGTLSVGQQQVRAGAHVLDVSVGFAGRDETKDMRHVMSLYAQKLSLPLMPDSTQTAALEEALKLIGGKPIINSVNLEDGIEKFDAVCSLAKKFGASLVCLTIDEEGMAKTVERKVAIAERIYELATKKHGINPEDLVFDLLTFTLGSGDEEYFDAGINTIEAIRELRTRHPEVGAILGLSNISFGLDKDARPYLNSMFLHHCIEAGLTSVIINVKHIIPINKISQEEQTICDDLIFNRKPNGEALFTFIDHFSGKEAVDNEAEDEAYKLLTDEEKIAKLLMDGDKERMIPLVEEARKTIAPERIVNEILINAMKVVGELFGSGQMQLPFVLQSAETMKTTVDYLQPHLPKIDKKTDTTLVLGTVKGDVHDVGKNLVDIILSNNGFKVINLGIKVELDSFLETLKTSNADAIGMSGLLVKSTQVMKENLEALKSAGIKVPILLGGAALTRAFIDDFCRPFYDGPIFYCKDAFDGVTAMSRIEAGNPDTNLHPDAPVIEQVEDAEIIIPPFHEIKMPSREVDVPTPPFWGRREMKLTPAQVEAAFEWVNHKILFKSRWGYSSKGMSKEAYQKQLDEVIWPAYERLKAQFLDEKLFEPTIIYGYWPCRSDDNRLVIFDESEGYTGKNDINTEPFNEAYPRAVEEFDFPRQRRKPHRALSDFFHHDRHDVIALTCVSAGSKLSEVERKLYEEGKYTEYYQFHGLGVELAEALAEMVHKQIRLDLNIAENEGSTINDVQMNKYQGARYSFGYAACPDLELNRPLFNLLKPEEFGIELSETFQIHPEQSTSALVVYHPNASYYNV; this is encoded by the coding sequence ATGTCAGTAAAACAGCAAATATTAGAGACTATAAAAAAGCGTCCGCTTATCATCGACGGTGCTATGGGTACGCAGCTGCAACAACGTGATGAACAGATACCTAAAGAGGCTTGGGAAGGCTTAGAGGGGTGTAACGAACTCCTTAACGTAACGGCAGTCGACGTCATGGAAGATATCTTCAGCGCATATCTTACTGCGGGTGCAGACCTCATAACTACAAATACGTTCGGCTCTTTTTCATGGGTACTTGACGAGTACGGCATCGGTCACCGCGCTTATGAACTCTCACGTGCGGGAGCGGCAGTCGTTAAAAAGATGTGCGACAAGTTCTCGACACCTGAACAACCGCGCTATGTACTCGGTTCTATCGGTCCGGGGACAAAACTTCCATCTCTTGGACATATCCACTATGATGAGATGTTTGAAGGGTATAAAGAGTGTGCACTCGGACTCATCGACGGCGGTGTGGATATATTTTTACTCGAGACCTGTCAAGACCCGCTTCAGATAAAAGCAGCACTTCACGCATGTGATGCGGCAAGCGTAGAGCGCGGAGTCGAAGTGCCCGTTATGGTCTCAGTGACCATCGAGCTTGCGGGGACGATGCTTATCGGAACGGATGCGACTACCATCGCAGCAATACTCGAACCGTTTGACATCATCAGCCTCGGATTCAACTGTGGGACAGGACCGGATCAAGTCAAAAAGCATGTCAAGACACTTAGCGAGGTATGGGGCAAACCTATCTCTATCCACGCAAATGCAGGACTTCCGCAAAACCGCGGAGGCTATACATTCTACCCGATGGGGCCTGATGAGTTTGCAGACAAGCAGGAGGAGTTCTTAGAGTTTGACGGCGTGAGTTTTCTAGGCGGATGCTGCGGGACTACTCCTCAGCATATCCGCGCGCTTACAAACCGTGTGACATCAAAGACTCCAAAAGCACCTAGCGGAAGCCAGCCGACTTCACTTGCCTCACTTTTCAACACGACACCTTTGATGCAGAACCCTGCTCCGCTTCTAGTGGGTGAGAGAAGTAATGCGACAGGTTCAAAAGCGTTTCGTGAACTTCTACTGGATGAGAACTACGAGGGCACGCTCTCTGTGGGTCAGCAACAGGTACGCGCAGGCGCACACGTGCTTGACGTATCTGTAGGGTTTGCAGGACGCGACGAGACAAAAGATATGAGACACGTTATGAGTCTTTACGCTCAAAAACTCTCACTTCCTTTGATGCCCGATTCTACTCAGACGGCAGCGTTAGAAGAAGCACTTAAGCTTATCGGCGGAAAGCCCATCATCAACTCTGTCAACCTTGAAGACGGGATAGAGAAGTTCGATGCGGTGTGTTCATTGGCTAAAAAGTTCGGTGCATCACTTGTCTGTCTGACGATCGATGAAGAAGGGATGGCAAAAACAGTAGAGCGCAAAGTGGCTATAGCCGAGCGTATCTACGAACTCGCTACTAAAAAGCACGGCATCAACCCTGAAGACTTGGTGTTCGACCTTCTTACGTTTACGCTTGGAAGCGGTGACGAGGAGTATTTCGACGCGGGTATCAACACCATCGAGGCTATTCGCGAGCTAAGAACGCGCCACCCAGAGGTCGGGGCTATTTTAGGTCTTTCGAACATCTCGTTCGGACTTGATAAAGACGCAAGACCATACCTGAACTCGATGTTTCTGCACCACTGTATAGAAGCGGGACTGACATCGGTCATCATCAACGTAAAACATATCATCCCGATAAACAAGATAAGCCAAGAGGAGCAGACGATCTGTGACGACCTTATCTTCAACCGCAAACCAAACGGCGAGGCACTGTTCACGTTCATCGACCATTTCAGCGGTAAAGAGGCAGTTGATAACGAAGCCGAAGATGAGGCGTATAAACTCTTAACAGATGAAGAGAAGATAGCAAAACTTCTGATGGACGGCGACAAAGAGAGGATGATCCCTCTTGTGGAAGAGGCTCGTAAGACCATCGCTCCGGAGCGCATCGTAAATGAGATCCTTATAAATGCAATGAAAGTGGTCGGAGAGCTTTTCGGCTCGGGACAGATGCAGCTTCCGTTCGTACTGCAAAGTGCCGAAACGATGAAGACGACGGTCGACTATCTTCAGCCGCATCTGCCGAAGATCGACAAAAAGACCGACACGACCTTGGTACTTGGAACGGTTAAGGGAGATGTGCATGACGTAGGTAAAAACCTTGTCGACATCATCCTCTCAAATAACGGGTTTAAAGTCATCAATCTAGGTATCAAAGTAGAACTTGACAGCTTTTTGGAGACGTTAAAGACGAGCAACGCAGATGCCATCGGTATGAGCGGACTCCTTGTAAAATCGACACAGGTGATGAAAGAGAATCTTGAAGCACTCAAAAGTGCGGGAATAAAAGTACCGATACTCCTCGGCGGTGCAGCTCTTACTCGTGCGTTCATCGATGATTTCTGCCGTCCGTTTTATGACGGACCAATCTTCTACTGTAAAGACGCTTTTGACGGTGTAACGGCGATGAGCCGCATCGAAGCGGGTAATCCTGACACCAATCTTCACCCAGATGCGCCTGTTATCGAGCAGGTAGAGGACGCGGAGATCATCATCCCTCCATTTCATGAGATAAAGATGCCTTCTCGCGAAGTAGATGTCCCTACTCCTCCATTTTGGGGAAGACGCGAGATGAAGCTTACGCCTGCACAGGTAGAAGCAGCGTTTGAATGGGTTAACCATAAGATACTTTTCAAATCACGCTGGGGCTACAGCTCTAAAGGGATGAGCAAAGAGGCGTACCAAAAGCAGCTTGACGAAGTAATCTGGCCTGCATACGAAAGACTCAAAGCGCAGTTTTTGGATGAGAAGCTTTTTGAGCCGACGATCATCTACGGTTACTGGCCGTGCAGAAGCGATGACAACCGTCTTGTTATCTTCGATGAAAGTGAAGGATATACAGGTAAGAACGACATCAACACCGAGCCGTTTAACGAAGCATATCCAAGAGCCGTAGAGGAGTTTGACTTCCCGAGACAAAGACGCAAGCCGCACCGTGCGCTGAGCGACTTCTTCCATCATGACAGACACGATGTCATCGCTCTTACATGTGTAAGTGCGGGAAGTAAACTCAGCGAAGTGGAACGCAAACTCTACGAAGAGGGAAAATACACGGAGTACTACCAGTTCCACGGTCTGGGCGTCGAGCTTGCCGAAGCACTGGCAGAGATGGTACATAAGCAGATAAGACTTGACCTGAACATCGCAGAAAATGAGGGCAGTACCATAAACGACGTTCAGATGAACAAGTATCAGGGAGCGCGTTACTCGTTTGGTTACGCAGCATGTCCTGACTTGGAGCTCAACCGTCCGCTGTTTAACCTTTTAAAGCCTGAGGAGTTTGGAATCGAACTTAGTGAGACATTCCAGATACATCCTGAACAATCGACATCGGCACTAGTGGTTTACCATCCAAACGCTAGCTACTACAATGTATAA
- a CDS encoding tRNA-uridine aminocarboxypropyltransferase yields the protein MIDEIREQCYKCYRPRSSCMCLHVRAVETKTKFVILMHPKEYRKIKNGTGHLTHLSLPNSELYVGIDFSSHNRINEILGDEKNICYLLYPGKDAIEINSHKISREGRDVVIFVIDSTWACSKKMLRLSENISSLQSISFTHTKKSEFAIKEQPEDYCLSTIESVLCVMEILDKNGEEEITKESFEGFLNPFKKMIDFQIEYMQECKNPRF from the coding sequence TTGATTGATGAGATAAGAGAGCAGTGTTACAAGTGTTACAGACCAAGATCAAGCTGTATGTGTTTACATGTAAGAGCGGTCGAGACAAAGACGAAGTTTGTGATATTGATGCATCCAAAAGAGTACAGAAAGATCAAAAACGGTACGGGGCATCTGACCCATCTCTCGCTTCCGAACTCCGAGCTGTATGTAGGCATAGACTTTAGCTCTCACAACAGAATAAACGAGATACTCGGTGATGAAAAGAACATCTGCTATCTTCTTTATCCCGGCAAAGACGCCATCGAGATAAACTCGCATAAGATATCACGTGAAGGCAGAGATGTCGTGATCTTTGTGATCGATTCTACGTGGGCATGTTCAAAGAAGATGCTTCGTCTGAGTGAAAATATCTCCTCTCTTCAGAGCATCAGTTTCACACACACGAAGAAGTCCGAATTCGCCATAAAAGAGCAGCCCGAGGACTACTGTCTTTCGACCATAGAATCTGTTTTATGCGTGATGGAGATACTGGATAAAAACGGGGAAGAAGAGATAACAAAAGAGTCGTTCGAAGGGTTTTTAAACCCTTTTAAAAAGATGATAGATTTTCAGATAGAGTATATGCAGGAGTGTAAAAATCCGAGGTTTTAG
- a CDS encoding diguanylate cyclase: MRNNTYKIEAESMQKKVSLMILQKQKSTMAIALSLANDKRLVSTLEHRDIAPDYYKELITNFEKETLYKNVWINLIDKDGISIYRSWTDIKGDRLIDIRDDLRYVFSTKKTTYSISIGMFDLSIKSMVPVFNGEKFVGVLEVITHFNSIVKNLESSNIESVVVVAKDYSEQLKYPFTKLFIKNYYVANIDASKELLDYLEKHNVENYFHRSYKVENGYVIASCGIKNIKSEDIGYFLMFKKISDINEEHLDFFTFKGIVIFILLALIALFIVSTIMLIKNRNQKRYYKSILDTSSNIVIVNDSEQIIDANKAFFAYFYTYHSLDDFLKYYQCICDLFVPENGCLQKQMGELYWIDYIILNKGIRHKAKIRYLDHVYYFAVTAAQISQNPKHYSIIFSDISKEEQYQKDLIELSIKDSLTGIYNRHYFDQKIEEEVARTDRYKTPFSLVMLDIDFFKRVNDEYGHETGDMVLIEYTRFVSDILRKTDVFCRTGGEEFMIILTNTALEEAEIISQKLRLEIEEHKKVLPITMSFGVVQYQSGESIKSLLKRVDDALYTAKKSGRNIVILG; this comes from the coding sequence ATGAGAAATAACACCTACAAGATCGAAGCGGAGTCGATGCAGAAAAAAGTCTCTTTGATGATCCTGCAGAAGCAGAAATCGACTATGGCGATCGCTTTGAGTCTTGCAAACGATAAACGTCTGGTCTCTACTTTAGAGCACAGAGATATAGCCCCTGACTACTACAAAGAGCTGATAACAAACTTTGAAAAAGAAACACTTTATAAAAATGTATGGATCAACCTGATCGACAAAGACGGGATATCTATCTATAGAAGCTGGACAGATATCAAAGGCGACAGACTCATAGATATCAGAGACGACTTAAGATATGTATTCTCTACTAAAAAAACGACATATTCTATCAGCATCGGGATGTTCGACCTTTCCATAAAAAGTATGGTCCCGGTATTTAACGGGGAGAAGTTCGTCGGTGTCTTAGAGGTCATCACCCACTTTAACTCGATCGTAAAAAATCTGGAATCTTCAAATATCGAATCTGTCGTCGTCGTTGCTAAAGACTATAGCGAACAATTAAAATATCCCTTCACAAAACTTTTTATCAAAAACTACTATGTCGCCAATATAGATGCATCCAAAGAGCTTCTTGATTATTTAGAGAAACATAATGTCGAAAACTATTTTCATAGATCATATAAAGTCGAAAACGGCTATGTCATCGCCTCTTGCGGAATAAAAAACATCAAATCCGAAGATATTGGATACTTTCTGATGTTTAAAAAAATATCAGATATCAATGAAGAGCATCTCGATTTTTTTACGTTTAAAGGGATCGTCATCTTTATACTGCTTGCTCTGATCGCCCTCTTTATCGTCAGCACTATAATGTTAATCAAAAATAGAAACCAAAAAAGATATTATAAATCCATTTTGGATACTTCCAGCAATATTGTCATCGTGAACGACAGCGAACAGATAATAGATGCGAATAAGGCATTTTTCGCATATTTTTACACATATCACTCACTTGATGATTTCTTAAAATACTATCAATGTATATGTGACCTGTTTGTGCCTGAAAACGGTTGTCTGCAAAAACAGATGGGCGAGCTGTACTGGATAGACTATATCATCCTAAATAAGGGTATAAGACATAAAGCAAAAATAAGATATCTGGATCACGTCTATTATTTTGCAGTGACCGCAGCGCAGATCTCTCAAAATCCGAAACACTACAGCATCATCTTTTCAGATATATCAAAAGAGGAACAGTACCAAAAAGATCTGATCGAACTTAGTATCAAAGACTCGCTCACAGGAATATACAACCGTCACTATTTTGATCAAAAGATCGAAGAGGAAGTGGCCAGAACGGATCGTTATAAGACTCCGTTCTCGCTTGTCATGCTTGATATCGACTTTTTTAAACGCGTAAACGACGAGTACGGGCATGAAACAGGAGATATGGTTCTTATAGAATATACCAGATTTGTTTCCGATATATTAAGAAAAACCGATGTTTTCTGCAGAACGGGCGGTGAAGAGTTTATGATCATCCTCACGAACACGGCTCTTGAAGAAGCGGAGATAATCTCACAAAAGCTGCGTTTAGAGATCGAAGAGCATAAAAAAGTACTGCCGATCACTATGAGTTTCGGTGTCGTACAGTACCAAAGCGGTGAATCGATAAAATCACTTTTAAAAAGAGTGGACGATGCTTTATATACAGCTAAAAAAAGCGGGCGTAATATAGTAATCCTCGGCTAA
- a CDS encoding FAD-dependent oxidoreductase, whose amino-acid sequence MKKVLILGGGFAGLEAAIFLRKDKYDVTLVSDRDFFYIYPTSIWVPTGETRFQDICVDLKELQKAHGFDLIVDGVETIEAASRRITLKSGDILNDFDYLVIAMGASKMKAKGIENSLSICGAPQQSLLIKEKLDELIAKGSGKIAFGFGGNPNDTSAVRGGPGFELLFNVHNMLKKRGLRDKFELNFFAPMPKPGARMGEKALKMMDIFLERTMVQKHFGKKIKAFEEDGVIFEDDSKLQSDFTMFIPAGDGHEVVKSSDLPKNPAGFIKINDFCEVEGFENIYAVGDVAAIEGPDWRAKQGHLAEVMARNVAHNINEKEKNRTNKKGYQEHLNILCVMDSGDGAAFVYRDDKKARMIPLPIVGHWLKKGWGKYCRLSKLGSIPRIPGM is encoded by the coding sequence ATGAAAAAAGTTCTAATTTTAGGCGGTGGGTTTGCCGGTCTTGAAGCAGCGATCTTCCTAAGAAAAGATAAATACGATGTCACTTTAGTCAGTGACCGTGACTTTTTTTATATCTATCCGACATCCATCTGGGTACCTACCGGAGAGACAAGATTTCAAGATATCTGCGTAGACCTTAAAGAGCTGCAAAAAGCACATGGTTTCGATCTCATTGTAGACGGAGTCGAGACGATAGAAGCCGCTAGCCGTCGCATTACCTTAAAAAGCGGCGATATACTGAATGATTTTGATTATCTGGTTATCGCTATGGGCGCATCGAAGATGAAAGCAAAAGGGATAGAGAACTCGCTCTCGATCTGCGGAGCACCACAGCAGTCTCTTCTTATCAAAGAGAAACTCGATGAACTCATAGCAAAAGGTAGCGGCAAGATAGCTTTCGGTTTCGGCGGCAATCCAAACGACACCTCAGCTGTTCGCGGCGGTCCTGGGTTCGAGCTTCTTTTCAATGTCCACAACATGCTTAAAAAAAGAGGGTTACGAGATAAGTTTGAACTTAATTTTTTTGCACCGATGCCGAAACCCGGTGCCAGAATGGGTGAAAAAGCACTCAAGATGATGGATATTTTTCTTGAACGCACCATGGTACAAAAACATTTCGGTAAAAAGATAAAAGCTTTCGAAGAAGACGGAGTGATCTTTGAAGACGACAGCAAACTGCAAAGTGATTTTACTATGTTCATCCCGGCCGGCGACGGGCATGAGGTCGTAAAAAGTTCAGACCTGCCTAAAAATCCTGCCGGATTTATAAAGATAAACGACTTTTGTGAAGTCGAAGGATTTGAAAATATCTACGCCGTAGGTGACGTCGCAGCAATTGAAGGACCTGACTGGAGAGCAAAGCAGGGGCATCTAGCCGAGGTAATGGCACGAAATGTAGCACATAACATCAATGAAAAAGAAAAAAACAGGACAAATAAAAAAGGATATCAGGAACATCTCAATATACTTTGTGTCATGGACAGCGGAGACGGGGCTGCATTTGTCTACAGAGATGACAAAAAAGCCAGAATGATCCCTCTTCCGATAGTCGGGCACTGGTTAAAAAAGGGATGGGGCAAATACTGTAGATTATCTAAGCTTGGGTCTATACCGCGTATCCCTGGAATGTAG
- a CDS encoding 2-dehydropantoate 2-reductase: MLIYGLGGVGGYLAAYLSQTKNEVVGVARGNHLQAIKENGLRVVEDDKTFTAEFEAVDEKELSGVFDVVIFCVKSYDLEDAALTCRPFLKKESIALCLANGVEHGDTLRRLLHVKVLDGCIYILSHIQNPGEIRKMGNVFALVFAGEGSELLADMCDEAGLRYKVPENINEAIWKKYIFISTFAMLTSYYDEPIRSIYENHHDKALSVLKEVALIAKAKDIDIQEEIAKSLHTASKLPQTASTSMHKDIKAGRKDELETLCGYLVREADALHVSIPDIQRYYDELLKVHH, encoded by the coding sequence GTGCTTATTTATGGACTTGGCGGGGTGGGCGGATATCTCGCGGCTTACCTGAGTCAGACAAAAAATGAGGTCGTCGGTGTGGCACGCGGTAACCATCTTCAAGCCATAAAAGAGAATGGTCTGCGAGTAGTGGAGGATGATAAAACCTTTACGGCAGAGTTTGAAGCAGTCGATGAAAAAGAGCTAAGCGGAGTGTTTGACGTAGTCATATTCTGTGTAAAAAGTTATGACCTGGAGGATGCTGCTCTTACATGTAGGCCTTTTTTGAAAAAAGAGAGTATTGCTCTTTGTCTTGCAAACGGCGTTGAACACGGCGATACGCTTCGCAGACTCTTACATGTAAAGGTCTTGGACGGTTGTATCTATATTCTTTCGCATATTCAAAATCCCGGCGAGATCAGAAAGATGGGGAATGTGTTCGCTCTTGTTTTCGCAGGAGAGGGCAGTGAGCTTCTGGCGGATATGTGTGATGAGGCGGGGCTCAGATACAAAGTACCGGAAAACATCAATGAGGCTATCTGGAAAAAGTATATCTTCATCTCTACTTTTGCGATGCTCACAAGCTACTATGATGAACCGATAAGATCGATCTATGAAAATCATCATGATAAAGCTTTAAGTGTATTAAAAGAGGTGGCATTAATCGCAAAAGCAAAAGATATAGATATACAAGAGGAGATAGCAAAGTCACTGCACACGGCTTCAAAACTGCCGCAAACTGCTTCGACTTCGATGCATAAAGACATCAAAGCAGGGAGAAAAGACGAGCTTGAGACGCTATGCGGTTATCTGGTAAGAGAAGCGGATGCCTTACATGTAAGCATACCTGATATACAGAGATACTATGATGAACTTTTAAAAGTCCATCACTGA
- a CDS encoding OmpA family protein: MRAILLSLFALSSFAVASEVFPYIKPVSVEKAAVKKPVIQENTQVQAEQKAEQGDKTEEKTVEKELDSDNDGVVDSKDKCADTPDGFTVDMDGCPTTKVLHVTFDTNRYDVTDAVIDDVKDFAQFLQENDGYDVIILGYTDASGDAEKNLDLSQKRADAVKEALTRYGISRARLTAIGKGEKNPVADNDTEEGRAQNRRIEIELVK, encoded by the coding sequence ATGAGAGCTATTTTATTGTCACTGTTCGCCCTTTCATCTTTCGCTGTTGCAAGTGAAGTATTTCCCTATATCAAACCTGTTTCCGTAGAAAAGGCTGCTGTTAAGAAACCTGTAATTCAAGAGAATACACAGGTGCAAGCTGAGCAAAAAGCTGAGCAAGGGGATAAGACTGAAGAAAAAACCGTAGAGAAAGAGCTTGACAGCGATAATGACGGTGTCGTCGATTCAAAAGACAAATGTGCAGATACTCCTGACGGCTTTACCGTCGATATGGACGGTTGTCCCACTACTAAAGTCCTGCACGTCACGTTTGATACGAACCGCTATGATGTCACGGATGCCGTCATCGATGATGTAAAGGATTTTGCACAGTTTTTACAGGAAAATGACGGCTATGATGTTATCATCTTAGGCTATACCGATGCATCGGGTGATGCAGAAAAAAATCTTGACCTTTCTCAAAAAAGAGCAGATGCCGTAAAAGAAGCTCTTACAAGATACGGGATCTCAAGAGCCAGACTGACAGCGATCGGTAAGGGCGAGAAAAACCCTGTAGCCGATAACGATACAGAAGAGGGGCGTGCGCAAAACCGCCGTATCGAGATAGAGTTAGTAAAATAA
- the msrA gene encoding peptide-methionine (S)-S-oxide reductase MsrA, with amino-acid sequence MAVKKLVLGGGCFWCVEAVYSNVKGVLKAISGYAGGARKNPSYEQVCSGATGHAEVVEISYDDELITMEELLDIFWEIHDPTTLNAQGADVGTQYRSVIYYESDEEKAKILGSIEKASSKFRDKIVTEVSPLPTFYPAEAYHQNYFALNPNQGYCRVVIAPKVQKFVTHFPDKLA; translated from the coding sequence ATGGCTGTAAAAAAACTTGTGCTCGGCGGCGGATGCTTTTGGTGTGTCGAAGCAGTGTATAGCAATGTAAAAGGTGTTTTAAAAGCGATAAGCGGATATGCAGGAGGGGCGAGAAAAAATCCCTCATATGAACAGGTATGCAGCGGTGCTACCGGACATGCGGAGGTCGTAGAGATAAGCTATGACGATGAGCTCATAACGATGGAGGAACTGCTCGATATCTTTTGGGAGATCCATGACCCGACTACGTTAAACGCTCAAGGGGCAGATGTAGGGACGCAGTACCGTTCGGTCATCTACTACGAGAGTGACGAAGAGAAGGCGAAGATACTGGGCTCTATAGAAAAGGCCTCTTCAAAGTTCAGAGATAAGATAGTCACGGAGGTAAGCCCTTTGCCGACTTTTTATCCGGCAGAGGCATACCACCAAAACTACTTTGCATTAAATCCAAATCAGGGATATTGCCGAGTCGTCATCGCTCCTAAAGTCCAAAAATTTGTGACACATTTTCCCGATAAGCTGGCATAA
- a CDS encoding NAD(P)-binding domain-containing protein, translating to MDKVYDMVIVGAGPAGIAAAVESYMLGIRNILMLEKDENHNATIRKYYKDNKRVDKDWKGQKVELDGNIYFLDGTKETTLDFFDEVIKSHGVELKTHTEVSKIEKTDGIFDVYIAGGSVKAKYVVVTIGRMGKPNKPDYKIPAGIKKRVGYTLDDCVGDEKILVVGGGDSAIEYAVDLSEKNDVAICYRRETFRRANPTNQRDIANAIAHKEVRPILGVNISGLEDEEGRVKVLFDEIELEVYDRVIYAIGGTTPSAFLASSGIGEQDGKPVHDDNYETAIEGLFVAGDITQESGGSIALGLNHGYKIACHINNNCI from the coding sequence ATGGATAAAGTTTACGATATGGTTATAGTTGGAGCGGGGCCTGCGGGTATCGCTGCAGCGGTAGAGAGCTATATGCTCGGGATTAGAAATATCTTGATGTTGGAAAAAGATGAAAACCATAATGCCACGATCCGAAAATACTATAAAGACAACAAACGTGTAGACAAAGACTGGAAGGGTCAAAAAGTAGAGCTTGACGGAAATATCTATTTCCTTGACGGCACGAAAGAGACTACTCTGGACTTTTTTGACGAGGTGATAAAATCACATGGAGTCGAACTCAAAACGCATACGGAAGTCAGTAAGATAGAAAAAACAGACGGGATATTCGATGTCTATATCGCAGGCGGGAGCGTTAAAGCAAAATATGTCGTAGTCACCATTGGTAGAATGGGTAAACCGAACAAACCTGACTATAAGATCCCCGCAGGCATCAAAAAAAGAGTCGGTTATACGCTTGACGACTGTGTCGGTGATGAAAAGATACTTGTAGTCGGCGGCGGGGACAGTGCTATCGAGTATGCTGTCGACCTGAGTGAGAAAAACGATGTCGCTATCTGCTACAGACGCGAGACTTTCAGACGCGCAAATCCTACAAACCAAAGAGATATCGCAAATGCCATAGCCCATAAAGAGGTGCGTCCTATTTTAGGTGTGAATATCTCAGGGCTTGAAGATGAAGAGGGCAGAGTAAAAGTCTTGTTCGACGAGATAGAACTGGAAGTGTATGACAGAGTGATCTATGCCATAGGCGGTACGACTCCGAGTGCATTTTTGGCAAGTTCCGGCATAGGCGAACAAGACGGCAAGCCTGTTCATGACGATAACTATGAGACGGCGATAGAGGGACTTTTTGTCGCAGGAGATATTACCCAAGAATCAGGCGGTTCTATCGCTCTTGGGTTAAACCACGGCTACAAGATAGCATGTCATATAAACAATAACTGTATTTAA
- a CDS encoding AMMECR1 domain-containing protein → MARSPLLQLVRDSIEEVIEATRKIDRDALLKEYPALEQKIGCAVSIILDDKICGEAKSSEASRALIDDIIYNAKVAAFQDKNNPPITTADYLHCSIELSLLIPNDEGGYDIETSSDGPIVKDQ, encoded by the coding sequence ATGGCAAGATCACCGCTTCTACAACTTGTACGCGATTCCATTGAAGAGGTCATTGAAGCAACGAGAAAAATCGACAGAGATGCTCTTTTAAAAGAGTACCCTGCTCTAGAGCAGAAAATAGGATGTGCGGTATCTATCATATTGGATGACAAAATCTGCGGTGAAGCGAAATCATCTGAAGCCTCAAGAGCTCTTATTGACGATATCATATATAACGCGAAAGTCGCAGCATTTCAAGATAAGAACAACCCGCCGATAACTACGGCGGACTATCTTCACTGCTCCATAGAACTCTCACTTTTGATCCCTAATGATGAGGGAGGCTACGATATCGAGACCTCCTCTGACGGACCTATCGTAAAAGATCAGTAG